Proteins from a single region of Leptospira brenneri:
- a CDS encoding motility associated factor glycosyltransferase family protein has translation MSQIIDPISSEIFERKPYLRNYFRNFSSENLWELGSAKKEGEYYVSLNGEPLSSSFSPLTQAIRLLDTYSLKSTDIVILFGLGNPHLIQKISETLAPGQILILIGDDETLIPVIWDEILKPVMTIPGRHLFSGEAFFPLFFNYLESLPIERVSGLKVIRNPTDTNRNPIYRELEEKTQTVFSAKMSDLLTKFEFERLWIKNSIWNLIHVGKTPPVRYPISSLKDQFKGLTAVLVSAGPSLRKNLTWLQNVRDKVFVLSCDTSLKVLIKAGIEADGVVTLDAQTNSFFHFMGESLTKIPLFADLVSSPTLLREPMFRSVVHSVTAKYQVDAEGALVREVTAGGELAEQVFNEVGDIQSGGSVATTAFDMLRFMGFTSVYFLGQDLAYSGREIHSTGTHHNEKWLTLLNRKNSLERINEVIIRKRETRFVPKAGAEGTVLTDYVLDLYRHWFEESATSVSEMKLFNVNEDGAEIAGIPSVRPDKAIENLENTPNHNYPWRKIAIWQMGFEEKRELETSSKNKSLYPQKKEKTNQGKEDHPTYLHPNGSEKLFQTIQKDLEFMEQGLNQFEADPEKKPFQDSDLWIWIREQSYLRRMVRKTEIYILRHKDLELDRKNQLLIQSIKKEIRYLKRSLYPMIDSFPEKG, from the coding sequence ATGTCCCAAATTATCGATCCCATTTCCAGTGAAATTTTTGAAAGGAAGCCATACTTACGAAATTATTTCAGAAACTTCTCTTCTGAAAATCTCTGGGAATTGGGTTCTGCAAAGAAGGAAGGGGAATATTATGTCTCATTAAATGGAGAACCCCTATCCTCTTCCTTCTCTCCCCTAACACAAGCCATCCGTTTGCTCGATACCTATTCTTTAAAGTCTACCGACATTGTCATTTTGTTTGGACTGGGGAACCCTCACCTCATTCAAAAAATCAGTGAAACTTTGGCACCAGGTCAAATTTTAATTCTGATTGGAGACGACGAGACCCTAATCCCCGTTATTTGGGACGAGATTTTAAAACCAGTAATGACGATTCCCGGAAGACATCTATTTTCAGGAGAGGCATTTTTTCCTCTGTTTTTTAACTATCTTGAGTCCTTACCGATCGAACGCGTGAGTGGACTCAAAGTCATCCGTAACCCAACCGATACAAATCGAAACCCAATTTATCGTGAATTAGAAGAAAAAACCCAAACAGTATTTTCGGCAAAGATGAGTGACCTACTCACTAAGTTTGAATTTGAAAGATTATGGATTAAAAATTCCATTTGGAATTTGATTCATGTGGGAAAAACACCACCTGTCCGGTATCCAATTTCTTCACTTAAAGATCAATTTAAAGGTTTAACCGCCGTACTCGTGTCAGCTGGTCCTAGTTTACGAAAGAATCTAACTTGGTTGCAAAATGTGAGAGACAAGGTATTTGTTTTGTCTTGTGATACATCTCTCAAAGTTTTAATCAAAGCTGGGATAGAAGCAGATGGAGTTGTGACTCTGGATGCCCAAACCAATTCCTTTTTTCATTTTATGGGTGAGAGTCTGACAAAAATTCCACTTTTTGCGGACCTAGTTAGTTCCCCCACACTCCTTCGTGAACCAATGTTCAGGTCCGTTGTCCATTCCGTCACAGCCAAATACCAAGTCGATGCGGAAGGAGCTCTGGTTAGGGAAGTCACGGCAGGAGGAGAGCTCGCCGAACAGGTATTTAATGAAGTGGGAGATATTCAGTCAGGTGGGTCTGTGGCAACCACTGCTTTTGATATGTTACGTTTTATGGGATTTACTTCCGTGTATTTTCTTGGCCAAGACCTTGCCTATTCGGGAAGAGAGATCCATTCCACGGGAACCCATCATAACGAGAAATGGCTCACATTACTTAACAGAAAAAATAGTTTAGAACGAATCAATGAAGTGATCATTCGTAAAAGAGAAACTAGGTTTGTGCCAAAAGCAGGTGCAGAAGGCACTGTCCTTACCGATTATGTTTTGGATTTGTATCGACATTGGTTTGAAGAATCCGCAACCAGTGTTTCCGAAATGAAACTCTTCAATGTGAATGAAGATGGGGCAGAGATTGCTGGGATTCCGTCCGTTCGTCCAGACAAAGCGATAGAAAATTTAGAAAACACACCCAATCATAACTATCCTTGGCGAAAGATTGCCATTTGGCAGATGGGCTTCGAGGAAAAGAGAGAATTAGAAACAAGTTCGAAAAATAAATCTCTTTATCCCCAAAAGAAAGAAAAAACCAACCAGGGAAAAGAAGATCATCCAACCTACTTACATCCGAACGGATCTGAAAAACTTTTTCAAACCATTCAAAAAGATTTAGAATTTATGGAACAAGGTCTAAACCAATTTGAGGCGGATCCGGAAAAAAAACCTTTCCAGGATTCGGACCTTTGGATTTGGATTCGCGAACAGTCTTACCTAAGACGAATGGTTCGTAAAACTGAAATTTATATTTTGCGTCATAAAGATTTGGAGTTAGATCGTAAAAACCAACTTTTGATCCAATCCATCAAAAAAGAAATTAGGTATTTAAAACGAAGTCTTTACCCAATGATCGATTCATTTCCAGAAAAAGGATGA